ACTGACGGCGGCTGCTCCTTCCCAGGAGACTTGCTGTTGAAACCCATCGTGGAAGTGGCGGGCCAGGATATCAGCCACTGGTTTGATCCGAAAACCAGAGACGTGAGTTCTTCTGGAAACGGGCTGAAGGGAGGAGGCGCTGGAGGGTTGAAGAGGAAAAATAGAGGCCAACCAGAGCCCGAGATAGTGACtgctcccaccctcctcctctgctTTAAAGATCCGCAAGCACATAGATCCGCTGACCGGTTCCCTGAGATACCGCACCCCCCGGGGCCGCTTTCTGCACGTGCCGCCTCAGCTACCCCGTTCGGACTGGGCCAATGATTTCGGGACGCCTTGGTGGCAAGGGTCGCGTTATGAGGTGGGGCGGCTGTCCTCCAAGACCCGGAATATCCGCATCATTAACACGCTCACGTCGCAAGAGCACACACTGGAGGTGAGAACTGGTGCCTGGGGGCAGGATAAAGGGAACTAAGAACCCCAGCAAAACTCCAAACAGCTCTGCAGGCCAGCAGCTCTCCACAGTCAATGGAAGCtgtgttttcttcccttttaggGGTAACCGAGGAAAGGTTACCTGGGTCCTGGGGGCTGGGAATTTGAGCGCAGGGCGACAGTTTGTACATCTTAGTGGTGGTGGTCCCCAGAAGCTCTTTCTTGCTGAGTTTTTGTACAGCAGTTCCAAGTGCACTCTTAATAGTCTACTTTATTGTGGGGATGAGGTCAGGGCAGTGACGTTTGGGCCATCTGTTTATTAGAAGTGGCTGCCACAAAGGCAGATAGGACTCGGGGGCCATTCATTGCATGCTGGATGGAGCTTCAAGTTTATTTCTGGGACCCTGGAGTGCCTTAAGCTGCTGTATCTGCCAAGGGAAACACTCTAACCCCGGCTCTGTCGCCTTTTGGGCTTCTggcctttctctgtgtgtgtgtgtgtgtgtgttccaccCAGAATTCTGGGGTGGGGTGCTTTCGTGTTCTCCAGGTGGGGGCCCTGGAATCGATGTGGGAAATACTACACCGCTATCTCCCCTATAATGCACATGCTGCCAGCTACACGTGGAAATATGATGGCAAGAATCTGAACATGGATTATACTCTGGAGGAGAATGGGATCCAGGATCAGCAGGAAGAATTTGATTATCTCAATATGGACAGTACACTTTACACACCTGCAGTACTGCTGTACTTCAATGATGACCTCACAGAACTATAGGATGGGAGGTGTATGCTCCTGTAGACTCAAGACAGATTTGGAATTTAGCGCTTTCTGTGCCCTGGAGGAaaagaggtggggatggggaggggccaTGCCTGGACCTAGACCTTCTTTCCACTCTGGGAGCTGGCATGAGGTTCCCATGCCCTACTGAAGTGTAAAGATCCTGTTCCTCAGGTTCATTAGCATTTACTCTGAGAAAGCTAGGGAGAATGCTAGAAGTGGATTCATTTTTAGGAAtgatacaagaaaataaagtatcttagATCAGGGAGATGTAGAAGAAATAAAGTATCTTAGCTCAGGCAGAACTTTTCCATAGTAAGAGAAAGAGAAGTTCTACACAGGGATGAGGGATGGAAGAACTTTTCTGGCAATGATGGAAATGGCATGGCTGCAGAAAGATGGAATTTACAAAGACAGGAAGAGGAGATGTCTGCCACTGGCCACACGAAACTGGTTAGTCTTTCTTCTGAATAGTATTTGCAGCTGAAACCGAAGAGGAAGAGGGGAAGTGAATGGTCACCAGGTAATTCAGGCCAAATATTATGCTATATATGCTCATTTAATATAACTACCCATAAGACAGATATCATTCCCACTGTTCTACAGATAAATCTTCTGAAGCTTAGCAAGAAGCTTAATTGCACAGAAGGTACACTAGTTCGCAACCAGAATGTAAATGCAGGTCTTCCCAATTCCAaagtccattttcttttcaatatgaAGAGAATATGTCAGTGTCCCAGCTTACTGCATAATGGGAACCTATAGGCCTATTGTGTAGTCAGCCATggtgtggtttttttgtttgttggagtTATTACCTCTGGAAGGGAGTTAGCAGAGTTCTCCTGTGGCAGAGAGGACACAGGGAAGGCTAAGTGTCAGCTAAATAACAGCTGTTGAGGCTACTTCATGGttaaac
The DNA window shown above is from Bos javanicus breed banteng chromosome 19, ARS-OSU_banteng_1.0, whole genome shotgun sequence and carries:
- the LOC133231404 gene encoding cytochrome b5 domain-containing protein 1; this translates as MPSRGLVAGPNFEYFQRRYFTPAEVAQHNQPEDLWVSYLGNVYNLTPLAQEYKGDLLLKPIVEVAGQDISHWFDPKTRDIRKHIDPLTGSLRYRTPRGRFLHVPPQLPRSDWANDFGTPWWQGSRYEVGRLSSKTRNIRIINTLTSQEHTLEVGALESMWEILHRYLPYNAHAASYTWKYDGKNLNMDYTLEENGIQDQQEEFDYLNMDSTLYTPAVLLYFNDDLTEL